One Nostoc sp. UHCC 0302 DNA window includes the following coding sequences:
- a CDS encoding HAS-barrel domain-containing protein, protein MRLPLPQFDKGDRHPNHIAEVIETTTTEFLAQCLEPEDLSFPSMPPFGSWVCSVDEESGNQVYAIVYYATTMPIDSVHRARALGLSLQDLREEQPQIFAMLRTEFRAAIVGFEQTSLMIGSNQRVYQYLPPRPPQIHQAVYQCQPEAIIKFTEELDFLRTLLSINGAPVESLTAAAIRDVYQLRKADREWLIKAGRTLSVLLKDDYDRLRFILSQIHP, encoded by the coding sequence ATGCGCCTTCCCCTACCACAGTTTGACAAAGGCGATCGCCACCCGAATCACATTGCGGAGGTGATCGAGACTACAACTACTGAATTTTTAGCACAGTGTCTGGAGCCGGAAGATTTGAGCTTTCCCTCCATGCCACCTTTTGGTAGTTGGGTCTGTTCTGTGGATGAAGAATCGGGCAATCAAGTTTATGCTATAGTATATTATGCTACAACGATGCCTATAGATTCTGTGCATAGGGCGCGGGCTTTGGGATTGTCCTTGCAAGATTTGCGCGAGGAACAACCCCAAATATTTGCCATGCTCAGAACTGAATTTCGAGCTGCAATTGTGGGATTTGAACAGACGTCGCTGATGATAGGTTCTAATCAAAGAGTGTATCAGTATCTACCACCTCGTCCTCCACAGATACATCAAGCTGTTTATCAGTGTCAACCAGAAGCTATAATTAAATTTACTGAAGAATTAGATTTTTTGCGGACACTACTTTCTATTAATGGTGCGCCAGTTGAGTCCTTGACCGCAGCTGCCATTCGAGACGTTTACCAGTTACGCAAAGCTGACCGAGAATGGTTAATAAAAGCTGGACGTACACTTAGCGTGTTGCTTAAAGACGACTATGATCGCTTGCGGTTCATTTTAAGTCAAATCCACCCGTAG
- a CDS encoding UDP-glucuronic acid decarboxylase family protein, whose amino-acid sequence MRILVTGGAGFIGSHLIDRLITDGHEIICLDNFYTGHKRNILKWLDHPYFELIRHDITEPIRLEVDQIYHLACPASPVHYQYNPVKTVKTNVMGTLNMLGLAKRVKARFFLASTSEVYGDPEVHPQVEEYRGSVNPIGLRSCYDEGKRIAETLSFDYYRQNKVEIRVARIFNTYGPRMLENDGRVVSNFIVQALQGNPLTVYGDGSQTRSFCYVSDLVEGFIRLMNSDYVGPVNLGNPGEYTILELAQAVQNMVNPNADIKFESLPSDDPRRRRPDITKAKTLLNWEPTIALQEGLKLTVEDFRDRLKND is encoded by the coding sequence ATGAGAATTTTGGTGACGGGCGGTGCTGGGTTTATTGGTTCCCATCTTATCGACCGACTTATAACCGATGGTCATGAAATAATATGTTTGGATAATTTCTACACAGGTCACAAACGCAACATACTCAAATGGCTGGATCATCCATACTTTGAACTCATCCGCCACGATATTACCGAACCAATTCGGCTAGAAGTTGACCAAATTTATCATTTGGCTTGTCCTGCATCTCCAGTACATTACCAGTACAACCCAGTTAAAACCGTTAAAACTAACGTGATGGGAACGCTGAATATGTTGGGGTTAGCTAAACGCGTTAAGGCTAGGTTTTTCTTGGCTTCTACGAGTGAAGTGTACGGTGATCCAGAAGTTCATCCTCAAGTTGAAGAGTATAGAGGTAGTGTCAATCCCATCGGTTTGCGTTCATGCTACGACGAAGGCAAACGAATTGCTGAGACTCTTTCCTTTGACTACTACAGACAAAATAAAGTTGAGATTCGAGTTGCAAGAATATTCAATACTTACGGCCCCAGGATGTTAGAAAATGATGGTCGGGTGGTAAGTAATTTTATAGTTCAAGCTTTGCAGGGAAATCCGTTAACCGTATACGGTGATGGTTCGCAAACTCGCAGTTTCTGCTATGTTTCCGACCTAGTGGAAGGATTTATCCGCTTGATGAATAGCGATTATGTTGGGCCAGTGAATCTGGGCAATCCTGGTGAATATACCATTTTAGAATTGGCACAAGCTGTGCAAAATATGGTAAACCCAAATGCAGATATTAAGTTTGAATCTTTACCTTCTGATGATCCGCGTCGTCGCCGTCCCGATATTACAAAGGCTAAAACCTTGTTAAATTGGGAACCTACCATTGCTCTGCAAGAGGGGTTAAAACTGACAGTAGAAGATTTTCGCGATCGCCTCAAAAATGATTGA
- a CDS encoding cation:proton antiporter: MELVLQVLALEPTTQVLGKEPIVSFAILLLVILVVPILFERLRLPGLVGLVFSGVVLGPSGWNLFQSDSLMINLLSEIGLVYLIFVAGLEIDLEQFRRRKGRSFGFGSFTFCIPLVIGTLIGRILGFGWNTSILIGSLFASYTLLAYPIISRLGVGNNEAVTITMGATIFTDVGAVLILGICVAVGHAKVFSFANLLTLSGWLTIYSVAVLVGFDWIGKAFFRRSGDDEGNKFLFVLLSVFLAAVGAQLIGVDKIVGAFLAGLAVNEAVGEGPVKEKVVFVGSVLFIPIFFVDLGLLIDLPAFVKSIATLKVTLLIIVGLIASKFIAALLAKLVYRYNWQEMLTMWSLSVPQVATTLAATLVGYRAGLLPPEVLNSVIVLMLVTSTLGPLITGRIAIGLTSSTVDELVPTTSSDLKAEEINIAFTIVVPIYNPQTQQYLIEMAALLARQVKGKIVPLAVATAAAHMDAPQLEASLQRSERLLSKATAQSRVLNVEAEPVLRIDDAFAEGISRVAREQKANLIVMGWGKRTGLRARLFGNVIDGVLWASHCPVAVTRLVESPKKIQRILVPIENLITPALQPVQFAQLLAEANQAQVTVLNVCDRRTSSSKIAAKRSHLSLLVSKLALANSPEIQIIAHENVAQAILQAARLYDLVVLPFIRNRTSPGGLAISDVTTQLARQLTCSIVMLGEPQRAQTVVMTTGVHSTTAAV; this comes from the coding sequence ATGGAACTCGTGTTACAAGTTCTTGCTTTGGAACCAACTACCCAAGTTCTTGGCAAGGAACCAATTGTTTCCTTTGCTATTTTACTGCTGGTTATTTTAGTTGTACCCATCTTATTTGAACGGCTAAGACTACCAGGATTAGTGGGTTTGGTTTTCTCTGGGGTAGTACTTGGCCCTTCAGGTTGGAATTTATTCCAGTCCGACTCGCTAATGATTAATCTGCTATCTGAGATTGGGTTAGTTTACTTAATATTTGTAGCAGGGCTAGAAATTGATTTAGAACAGTTCCGCCGCAGGAAAGGTCGCTCCTTTGGGTTTGGCAGCTTTACCTTCTGTATACCTCTGGTGATAGGAACGTTAATTGGGCGGATTTTAGGTTTTGGCTGGAATACCTCAATATTAATTGGCTCTCTATTTGCTTCCTATACTCTTTTGGCATATCCAATTATTAGCCGCTTGGGAGTGGGAAACAACGAAGCTGTCACAATCACAATGGGAGCCACGATTTTTACAGATGTGGGTGCAGTGCTGATATTAGGCATTTGTGTAGCTGTCGGTCATGCTAAAGTATTCAGCTTTGCTAATCTACTCACTTTGTCTGGTTGGTTAACTATTTACTCCGTTGCCGTTTTGGTGGGCTTTGATTGGATAGGCAAAGCATTTTTCCGGCGCTCAGGAGACGACGAGGGCAACAAGTTTCTGTTTGTGTTGCTTTCTGTGTTTCTTGCTGCTGTGGGCGCTCAACTAATTGGAGTAGACAAAATTGTTGGTGCTTTTTTAGCGGGTTTGGCGGTGAATGAAGCTGTGGGTGAAGGCCCAGTCAAAGAAAAGGTGGTATTTGTTGGTAGCGTCTTGTTCATTCCCATTTTCTTTGTTGACCTGGGCTTGCTGATTGATCTGCCCGCTTTTGTCAAAAGCATTGCTACCCTCAAGGTAACTCTGTTGATTATAGTTGGTTTAATTGCCAGTAAGTTTATCGCAGCTTTGTTGGCAAAACTGGTTTACCGCTATAACTGGCAGGAAATGCTAACAATGTGGTCGCTGTCAGTTCCTCAAGTTGCAACAACGTTAGCAGCAACGTTAGTGGGGTACCGGGCTGGGTTACTGCCACCAGAAGTCTTAAACAGCGTTATTGTCTTAATGTTAGTCACATCAACGTTGGGGCCATTAATTACTGGTCGAATAGCTATTGGTTTGACTTCCTCGACAGTCGATGAGTTAGTACCTACAACTTCATCTGACCTGAAAGCAGAGGAAATAAACATTGCCTTTACGATAGTGGTACCTATCTACAATCCTCAGACTCAACAGTATTTGATTGAAATGGCGGCATTATTGGCACGTCAAGTAAAGGGCAAAATTGTACCGTTAGCAGTTGCAACTGCGGCGGCTCACATGGATGCACCACAGTTAGAAGCGTCTCTGCAACGAAGTGAACGGTTACTCTCCAAAGCCACTGCCCAAAGCCGAGTATTGAATGTGGAAGCAGAACCAGTGCTGCGAATTGATGATGCTTTTGCTGAGGGAATTAGCAGAGTTGCTCGTGAACAAAAGGCTAATTTAATTGTTATGGGTTGGGGTAAACGTACTGGGTTGCGAGCGCGTTTATTTGGCAATGTGATTGATGGCGTTCTTTGGGCATCCCATTGTCCAGTAGCAGTCACGCGTCTAGTGGAATCACCGAAAAAAATTCAGCGCATTTTAGTGCCGATAGAAAACTTAATTACACCTGCATTACAGCCTGTACAATTTGCTCAGTTGCTGGCAGAAGCAAATCAAGCTCAAGTTACTGTGCTGAATGTGTGCGATCGCCGCACCAGTTCCAGTAAAATTGCTGCTAAGCGATCGCATCTATCCCTATTAGTGTCCAAGCTGGCTTTAGCAAATAGCCCAGAAATTCAAATCATTGCTCATGAAAATGTTGCTCAAGCAATTTTGCAGGCAGCACGACTATATGATTTAGTCGTTTTGCCTTTTATTCGTAATCGTACAAGCCCTGGAGGGTTAGCTATTAGCGATGTCACAACGCAGTTAGCTAGGCAACTTACCTGCTCAATTGTCATGCTTGGAGAACCACAACGCGCCCAAACAGTAGTTATGACAACTGGGGTTCATAGTACCACAGCTGCTGTATAA